One stretch of Chiroxiphia lanceolata isolate bChiLan1 chromosome 1, bChiLan1.pri, whole genome shotgun sequence DNA includes these proteins:
- the CNDP1 gene encoding beta-Ala-His dipeptidase: MSSSSTSALEIEIFQYIDAHQSDFIENLKEWVAVESDSVQPDLRKEVVRMMALAADRLAALGATVNSVNLGSHQLPDGQDLPLPPVILGELGKDPQNPTICFYGHVDVQPAKKEDGWNTDPYTLTEIDGNLYGRGATDNKGPVLAWINAVETFRALKLAMPVNFRFVIEGMEEAGSSGLENLLEEENQHFFSDVDYIVISDNLWLSNKEPALTYGSRGNACFFVEVECGRKDLHSGTFGGIIHEPLMDLIALLDSLVDPTGRIQIPGIYDSVAALREEERKLYKSIEFDLEEHKNNSGVKKFIFGTKEEILLHLWRYPSLSIHGIEGAFHEPGIKTVIPAKVIGKFSIRQVPHMDLSVVKQQVVEHLKAVFSNRNSPNKLKVSMPLASKPWLADVNDLSYKAARRAINTVFGEDPDFICDGSKIPVARMFQTIMQKSVIMLPIGAADDGEHSQNEKISRHNYIKGTKFFAAFFLEISKLHWHLHETSHTETNN, from the exons ATGTCCTCCTCATCCACTTCAGCTCTGGAGATAGAGATCTTCCAGTACATTGATGCACATCAAAGTGATTTCATTGAG AATCTTAAGGAATGGGTGGCTGTGGAAAGCGATTCTGTTCAACCAGATCTGAGGAAAGAAGTAGTACGAATGATGGCGTTGGCAGCAGACAGACTTGCAGCACTAGGAGCCACTGTCAATTCAGTAAACCTGGGGTCACATCAG TTGCCTGATGGCCAGGACCTCCCACTGCCTCCTGTGATTCTTGGGGAACTGGGGAAGGATCCACAAAATCCCACCATATGTTTCTATGGTCATGTAGATGTGCAGCCTGCCAAAAAGGAAGATGGCTGGAACACTGACCCTTACACACTGACTGAAATCGATG gtaaCCTCTATGGGCGTGGAGCAACAGACAATAAGGGACCTGTCTTAGCTTGGATAAATGCCGTGGAAACATTTAGAGCCTTGAAACTA GCTATGCCAGTGAACTTCAGGTTCGTAATAGAAGGCATGGAAGAAGCAGGGTCCTCGGGGCTAGAAAACTTActtgaagaagaaaaccagcacTTTTTCTCTGATGTTGATTACATTGTAATTTCGGACAACCTCTGGCTCAGCAACAAGGAGCCTGCCCTTACATATGGGAGTCGGGGAAATGCCTGCTTCTTTGTGGAG GTTGAATGTGGCAGAAAGGACCTTCACTCTGGAACTTTTGGAGGCATCATTCATGAACCGTTGATGGATCTGATAGCTCTGCTGG ACAGCCTTGTGGATCCCACAGGTCGTATTCAGATCCCTGGAATCTATGACAGTGTTGCTGCcctgagagaggaggagaggaaattaTACAAGTCGATTGAATTTGATCTAGAGgagcataaaaataacagtggTGTGAAAAAATTCATCTTTGGCACCAAG gaagaaataCTTCTACACCTGTGGCGTTACCCTTCTCTCTCTATTCATGGGATTGAAGGAGCTTTTCATGAACCAGGAATTAAAACGGTCATTCCAGCAAAAGTAATTGGCAAATTCTCAATTCGTCAGGTCCCCCACATGGACCTTTCGGTTGTGAAACAACAG GTGGTGGAACACTTGAAGGCTGTCTTTTCCAACAGGAACAGTCCAAACAAACTGAAAGTATCTATGCCTTTGGCTTCAAAGCCCTGGCTTGCTGATGTTAATGATCTATCATATAAAGCAGCAAGAAGGGCAATAAATACAG TTTTTGGAGAAGACCCAGATTTTATTTGTGATGGTTCAAAAATTCCTGTGGCCAGAATGTTCCAGACCATTATGCAGAAAAGTGTGATAATGCTTCCAATTGGAGCAGCTGATGATGGGGAGCACTCtcagaatgagaaaataagCAG ACACAACTATATTAAGGGAACCAAATTCTTTGCAGCCTTTTTCCTGGAGATATCGAAGCTACATTGGCACTTACATGAAACTTCCCACACAGAAACTAACAACTGA